In Rhizobium jaguaris, a single window of DNA contains:
- a CDS encoding DeoR/GlpR family DNA-binding transcription regulator: MKDDRLSAIRQHLYSHGFSHIQTIADAVGASLPTVRRDLLALEAEGAIVRTHGGARIADATGTEVAFELREQKNLAAKRAIADAAFEELVPKSTVFLDAGTTVLQLARRLRLEPMPLSIFTNCVTVAQVLMDVSDLRITLIGGQLRPENASMVGPIAESTLERLWFDQLFLGAGAIADDTCLYSLDEHEARVNELMLARSAKKALLVDSSKFGHRLTYRVAPLNSDLKIFTDHKLPIEWRARINNLGSSVTEAPYRESERR, translated from the coding sequence ATGAAGGACGATCGGCTGTCGGCCATAAGGCAGCATCTTTACAGCCACGGATTCAGCCATATTCAGACGATCGCGGATGCCGTCGGCGCCTCTTTGCCAACGGTGCGGCGCGATCTTCTTGCGCTGGAGGCGGAAGGCGCGATCGTTCGCACGCATGGCGGTGCCCGAATTGCCGATGCCACGGGAACCGAAGTCGCGTTCGAACTGAGAGAGCAGAAAAACCTTGCCGCCAAACGCGCAATCGCTGACGCTGCTTTCGAGGAATTGGTGCCGAAGAGCACCGTCTTTCTCGATGCCGGCACGACCGTGCTGCAGCTTGCCCGACGCCTGCGGCTCGAACCAATGCCGCTGTCTATCTTTACCAATTGCGTCACTGTCGCCCAGGTGTTGATGGACGTGAGCGATCTGCGCATCACCCTGATCGGCGGTCAGCTCCGCCCCGAAAATGCGTCCATGGTTGGGCCAATCGCGGAAAGCACGCTGGAGCGGCTCTGGTTCGATCAGCTCTTTCTCGGGGCTGGCGCGATTGCCGACGATACCTGCCTTTATAGTCTCGATGAACACGAAGCGCGGGTCAACGAGCTGATGCTGGCGCGATCGGCGAAGAAGGCACTGCTTGTCGACTCCTCCAAGTTCGGACACCGGCTGACCTATCGCGTCGCCCCCCTTAATAGCGATCTGAAAATATTTACCGATCACAAGCTGCCGATCGAATGGCGAGCGCGCATCAACAATCTCGGGTCCAGCGTTACGGAAGCGCCCTATCGCGAGAGCGAACGCCGATGA